One window from the genome of Diceros bicornis minor isolate mBicDic1 chromosome 1, mDicBic1.mat.cur, whole genome shotgun sequence encodes:
- the LEAP2 gene encoding liver-expressed antimicrobial peptide 2 has translation MWHLKLFAVLMICLLLLGQVDGSPITELSSAKRRPRRMTPFWRGVSLRPIGASCRDDSECMTRLCRKRRCSLSVAQE, from the exons ATGTGGCACCTCAAACTCTTTGCAGTGCTCAtgatctgtctgctgctgttgggCCAG GTAGATGGCTCCCCAATAACAGAACTGAGTTCAGCAAAGAGAAGGCCACGGAGAATGACTCCATTTTGGAGAGGGGTTTCCCTCAGGCCCATTGGAGCCTCTTGCCGGGACGATTCTGAATGTATGACGAGGCTATGCAG AAAAAGACGCTGTTCCCTAAGTGTGGCCCAGGAATGA